From the genome of Anaerolineales bacterium, one region includes:
- the gatA gene encoding Asp-tRNA(Asn)/Glu-tRNA(Gln) amidotransferase subunit GatA: MTVSLCDLTAHQLVRKLKEGECTAADILEAALNRIRSVEGSPPTTSLEAQEPHDGEKIHAYITLTEARARSQAERVDRALRNGDDPGPLAGIPLAVKDIFCVKGTPSTAGSKILENFVAPYSATPVERLEAAGAVTLGKVNLDEFTFGSSNESSAFQPSPRNPWNPGRVPGGSSGGSAAAVAAGEAVISLGTDTAGSIRQPAAFCGVVGLKPTYGRVSRYGLIAFASSLDCPGPVTRDVRDAALMMNVIAGKDAHDATAVATPVADHLVALEDGVKGMRIGLSPDYFRLKYPDPQSGELREQPVAPEIEQSVRNAAETLAKMGAEIVEDVPLPNTRYGIPVYFVVSRVEAASNLHRYDGVKYGYRYSQPVADLRELYRRSRGRGFGSQPKLRILMGMYVSAEQYEKGYYDKALRVRTLIRSDFDGIFDPQGEYALDALLTATTPTTAFELGAVYGDSVLMQYADLLTVPANLAGIPGLSVPAGFDSQGLPIGVQFLGADFDEAKLLRIGRAFEVATAESAWRKVRPTLMKSEVN, encoded by the coding sequence ATGACCGTTTCACTCTGCGATTTAACGGCGCATCAACTCGTGCGCAAGTTGAAAGAGGGTGAATGCACCGCCGCAGACATTTTGGAAGCTGCGTTGAATCGCATCCGCAGCGTGGAAGGCTCCCCTCCGACGACGAGCCTGGAGGCGCAGGAACCACACGATGGCGAGAAAATTCACGCTTACATTACGTTGACGGAAGCGCGCGCTCGTTCGCAGGCAGAGCGCGTCGATCGCGCCCTGAGGAACGGTGATGACCCCGGCCCGCTGGCCGGGATTCCCCTTGCCGTGAAAGATATATTTTGCGTGAAGGGCACACCTTCGACGGCAGGTTCGAAGATTTTGGAAAACTTCGTGGCTCCCTACAGCGCTACACCGGTGGAGCGGCTGGAGGCTGCGGGCGCGGTTACCTTGGGCAAGGTCAATCTGGATGAATTTACCTTCGGATCGTCGAATGAATCATCCGCATTCCAACCTTCGCCGAGAAACCCGTGGAATCCCGGGCGGGTGCCCGGCGGCTCTTCGGGTGGAAGCGCGGCGGCTGTCGCTGCGGGCGAAGCCGTAATCTCGTTGGGCACCGACACGGCCGGTTCGATTCGGCAGCCGGCCGCTTTTTGTGGCGTTGTGGGTTTGAAACCCACTTACGGACGCGTTTCGCGCTACGGTTTGATCGCTTTTGCCTCTTCCCTCGATTGCCCCGGCCCGGTCACGCGAGACGTTCGGGACGCGGCGTTAATGATGAACGTCATCGCCGGCAAGGACGCTCATGATGCCACGGCGGTCGCCACCCCGGTGGCGGACCATCTGGTGGCACTCGAGGACGGCGTGAAAGGTATGCGCATCGGGCTTTCTCCCGATTACTTCCGGCTCAAGTATCCCGATCCACAATCCGGAGAATTACGGGAGCAGCCGGTCGCTCCGGAAATCGAGCAAAGCGTTCGAAATGCGGCCGAGACTCTGGCTAAAATGGGCGCGGAGATCGTCGAGGACGTTCCGCTGCCGAACACCCGCTACGGGATTCCCGTGTACTTCGTGGTGTCGCGCGTGGAGGCCGCCTCCAATCTTCATCGCTACGACGGCGTGAAGTACGGCTACCGCTATTCACAGCCCGTCGCAGATTTACGCGAATTGTATCGACGCAGCCGGGGTCGCGGGTTTGGATCTCAGCCCAAATTGCGCATCCTCATGGGCATGTACGTGTCTGCAGAACAGTACGAAAAGGGATATTACGACAAAGCGCTGCGGGTGCGTACGCTGATCCGCAGCGATTTCGACGGCATTTTCGATCCGCAGGGTGAATATGCCCTGGACGCTTTGCTTACGGCCACTACTCCGACGACGGCGTTCGAATTGGGCGCCGTATATGGGGATTCGGTGTTGATGCAGTACGCGGATTTGCTGACCGTCCCGGCGAACCTTGCGGGCATCCCCGGGCTATCCGTCCCGGCCGGTTTCGATTCCCAGGGATTGCCGATCGGCGTCCAATTCCTCGGCGCGGATTTCGACGAGGCAAAACTGCTGCGTATCGGTCGGGCGTTCGAGGTGGCGACGGCGGAATCGGCTTGGCGTAA
- a CDS encoding aspartyl/glutamyl-tRNA amidotransferase subunit C, translating to MSQESESQALDEISEAIFRHLVDLAAFHLEDEEAAYLRRELNGQLRAIRELDAIDVAAEVPITSHGVPYSPAMRLPLRQDRIEPSAAADDILTQAPEVEGRSIVVPDIPHEDIT from the coding sequence TTGTCACAGGAATCTGAAAGCCAAGCCCTGGATGAGATCAGCGAAGCGATATTCCGCCATCTCGTCGATTTGGCAGCGTTCCACCTGGAGGACGAGGAGGCTGCCTACCTGCGCCGAGAATTGAACGGCCAACTCAGAGCCATTCGGGAACTCGACGCCATCGACGTCGCTGCGGAAGTTCCGATCACATCCCACGGCGTTCCTTATTCTCCGGCCATGCGCTTGCCGCTGCGCCAGGATCGTATCGAGCCGTCCGCTGCGGCCGACGATATATTGACGCAGGCTCCGGAAGTTGAGGGGCGATCGATCGTCGTACCGGACATCCCGCACGAGGACATAACATGA
- a CDS encoding acyl-CoA dehydrogenase has product MAAAESPEQYMSLSLTAEHQMIRQAARDFAQNEIAPIAAEFDESGEFPYETIRKMGEMGFMGIEIAEEYGGTGMDTIAYVLALEEICKADAAHGTIMSVNNSLYCYGIERFGTEEQKQKFLVPVASGAAIGAYSLTEPMSGSDAATMRSRAVRQGDVYLLNGRKSWVSSAPKANFFVVFMMTEPEKGHKGISAFLVDPRDDGFSLGKTEPKLGIRASATSEILFENYRCPLANRLGEEGDGFKIAMAVLDAGRIGIAAQALGIAEAAYAASVEYAREREAFGKKIGQFEGISFKIADMKTRIEASRLLIYQAALAKQLAKETGKRYTLEASMAKLFASETAMFCAHAAVQIHAGMGYSKELPVERYFRDAKITEIYEGTSEIQRLVISRNELQLR; this is encoded by the coding sequence ATGGCAGCTGCTGAATCACCGGAACAATATATGAGCCTCTCACTCACAGCCGAACACCAGATGATTCGCCAGGCTGCACGTGATTTTGCCCAAAACGAGATCGCGCCTATCGCGGCCGAGTTCGACGAGAGCGGCGAATTCCCGTACGAAACCATCCGCAAGATGGGTGAAATGGGTTTCATGGGCATCGAAATCGCCGAGGAGTACGGCGGCACGGGCATGGATACCATCGCCTACGTGCTGGCGCTGGAAGAAATTTGCAAAGCCGACGCGGCGCACGGAACGATCATGTCGGTCAACAACTCATTGTATTGTTACGGCATCGAACGCTTCGGGACGGAAGAACAGAAGCAGAAATTTCTCGTTCCCGTCGCCTCCGGTGCGGCGATCGGCGCCTACTCGCTCACCGAACCCATGTCCGGCTCGGACGCGGCGACGATGCGCTCGCGCGCCGTCCGCCAGGGGGACGTGTACCTGCTCAATGGGAGAAAGTCGTGGGTCAGCAGCGCACCCAAGGCAAATTTCTTCGTCGTCTTCATGATGACCGAACCGGAAAAAGGTCACAAAGGAATTAGCGCTTTTCTCGTCGATCCCCGGGATGACGGATTCAGCCTGGGAAAGACCGAACCCAAATTGGGCATACGCGCCTCCGCCACCAGTGAAATCCTCTTCGAAAACTACCGCTGTCCGCTGGCGAACCGCCTCGGGGAAGAAGGGGATGGATTCAAAATCGCCATGGCCGTCCTCGATGCGGGACGCATCGGCATCGCCGCACAAGCGTTGGGCATCGCTGAAGCCGCATATGCAGCCAGCGTCGAATATGCCAGAGAACGTGAAGCCTTCGGGAAGAAGATCGGCCAGTTCGAGGGAATCAGCTTCAAGATCGCCGACATGAAGACACGCATCGAAGCCAGCAGGCTGTTGATCTATCAGGCCGCGCTGGCCAAACAACTCGCCAAGGAAACGGGGAAGCGCTACACGCTGGAAGCCTCGATGGCGAAACTGTTCGCCTCGGAGACGGCCATGTTCTGCGCCCACGCCGCGGTGCAAATCCACGCCGGCATGGGGTATTCGAAGGAATTGCCCGTCGAGCGCTATTTCCGCGACGCCAAGATCACCGAAATATACGAAGGCACCAGTGAAATCCAACGCCTGGTCATCTCGAGGAACGAGCTGCAGCTGCGCTGA